CGCTCAGCGCGCTATCCTCGAAGGGCGGTCGCCCGCTCAGGAGAAGCAGCGCGACAAGCGTCGTATCAAGGAAGCAAAGAGGTTCGGAGAATTTGGCGAACGTTGGTTGCAAGAGCACCGGATGGCCGACAGCACCCGCGCGATGCGCCGCGCAATCTATGAACGTGACATTCTTCCGACGTTTCGGAACCGGTTGCTGACGGAAATCAGCCCCGAGGATCTCCGAGCGATGTGCGCGAAAGTGAAAGGACGGGGAGCCCCGGCCACGGCGGTGCACGTCCGCGATATTGTAAAGCTGGTTTACGCCTTCGCTATCCTGCATGGGGAGAAGGTGCAGAACCCTGCCGATGAGGTTGGGCCTGCGTCGATCGCGACCTTCGTCCCCAAGGACCGTTCGCTATCTCCCGCCGAAATCCGGGTCATGCTCGGACAGCTTGAGCATGTGGCGACGTTGCCGACCATCCGGCTCGGCATGAAGCTGTTCCTGCTCACCATGGTCCGCAAGAGCGAGTTGCAGGACGCTACCTGGGATGAAGTCGATTTCGAGAATGGGGTATGGTCGATTCCGAAGGAGCGGATGAAGCGATCCAAGGCTCACAACGTCTATCTGCCGGAGCAGGCGATCGACATCCTCGTCGCTCTCAAGACCTGCGCCGGCAATTCCAGATACCTGCTGCCGTCCCGCTACGATGCGGGCGCACCGATGTCGCGCGCGACATTCAATCGCGTGACCTATGCGGTTGTCGAGCGGGCACAAAAGGAGGGACTGCCGCTAGAACCCTTCACTGTCCACGACATACGCCGCACAGGCTCGACGCTGCTCAACGAGCTGGGCTTCAATAGCGACTGGATCGAGAAATGTCTGGCGCATGAGGATGGGCGCTCGTCCCGCGGCATTTACAACAAGGCGGAGTACGAGCACCAACGCCGTCATATGATGCAGCAATGGGCCAATCTCGTCGACGCCTGGGTCGTCGGTCAGAAATACGTTCCGACGCTGTATCCGGCGTCCATGGACCTTCTTGTTCCTGAACCTAGCCTCTGACAGGCCGAAACTTCCTTAGATTGACGTCAGGCGATGGTGCTCGCCTGACATTTTTCGCTCTGGAAGCTTCGCGACGTTGTTCAAGCCAAGCCTCTACTTCGGCGAGATCCCAGACAACGCATCGGGCGGTCAGATAAAACCGCTGCGGAAACTCGCCCCGCTGCTCCATGTCGTAAATGGTGGTGTCAGCGAGAGGGACGATCTCACGAAGCTGGTGCCTGCGGATAGTTTGTTTTCTCAAGACTGATTGGGGATGAATCATATCGGCACCTCAATTCTAAAATCTGAGTACGATAGAAGGCGATAGACGTGAGGTTTGGGAATACTTGTCCGTAAGTCGGCGTAGAAACGGCGGTACTGGCGTGGGAAACGGACGGTTTGCAAACCTAATCGGCAGGTTTTCAATTTTCACCAAGGTAATGCTTCATGTAAGGCCACAACTGCTTCGGTCGCACGCCATTAGCCACTTTCAGCGTTACGCCGCGCCTTGGCGAAGGCTCGATCGGTGGCGATGAACCTCTCCAGCATCGGCACGATCAGGCGGACGGGATCGGTCGGTGGATGGCCGTTCTCGCGGCCGAGCACGTCGGCATAGGCGGCGAGATTGCGATGCAACGTGGCCGGCAATTCCACCGTTACTTTCACCGGCTTGTCGTCGGCGATCGGCCCGAGCTTCAGCTTGGTCATGGCGTGGCCCCATAGGGTTCGAGGACGAGATCGCGCGTGACGATGACGCGGACTGGAAAGCCGGGCCGGATGGTCAGCGTCGGTTGGACGTTGAGCTGGCGGCGGACGATCTGTTGCCCGGCGTCGTTGATCGTGTCCTGCGCGCCGTCGCGGATGGCGCCGATCAGGCGGTCGTTCTGGTCGGTGGCGAGTTCGGCGCCGACGCCGAGCAGGGTCGAGAGGGCGGCGGCCTTGGCGAGATCCCACCAGTGGTAATCGACACCGTCCTCCAGTCCGGCAAAGCCCTCGGCGTCCGCACCGGGCTGGCGCTCCAGCACGATCGAGCGACCGTTGGGCAGGATCAGACGGTTCCAGACCAGCAGGATACGGCGCTGGCCGAAGCCGACGCCGTTGTCGTACTGGCCGATGATCCGCGTGCCCTGCGGTACGAGCAGGATACGCCCGGTCGGGCTGTCATAGATGTTCTCCGTGACCTGGGCGGTGATCTGGCCGGGCAGATCGGAGCGGATGCCGGTAATGAGCGCGGCCGGAATGACCGCACCGGCTTGCAGGATGTTGGGCGAGGCCGGCCCCGCGACGCGATCGGTGGAAACGGTGCGCTTGTCGGGCGTCTGGTTGAGGAAGGCGAGCTGACGATCCTGCGCGGTCGGTGTCGCCGGCGGCGGCGCGAGACCGAGGCTGGTCAGGTCCGGCAGCGGTGCCGGGACATTGGCCGTGGCGGCTGGCGGCGCGGTATTGCGCGTCTCCGTCGAGGCGAACAACCGACCAGTCCGCGCCGCTTCGATCTCTTGAAGCCGGCGTTGCTCCTCGGCGCTGATGCCCGGCGTGGGCGCGGCGATGCCCGACGCCGGCACGGGCTGGCCCCGGTTCTGCGCGTCGAGGATCGGTCGGCCGAGGTCGCCGGGCAAAGCCGGGCCGAGGACCGGGCCGGTATAATCCTTGGGCAGACCGGCGAGGCCGTCCGGGGTCGAGCGGTTGTCGGTGGAGATCAGTTCCTCCGGCTTGCCGCCATCGCGGGTCTGGAGCGCATAGATCAGCGCACCGCCGACCGTGAGACTGCCGATGAGGCCGAGACCGGCGAGCGCCTTGCGCGACAGTCGGGTGACGCGCGGCGGCTCGGCCCGCAGACGCATCGGCGCGGCCGTCTCGCCGATCAGTGGCCGGGCGTCGTCATCCGGCTCCGGCGCTGGCTTTTTTCCCGGATCGATGTCGCTCACGATGCCGGCCTCCCGTCGGTGCGGGTGATGCGGACGCGGCGCTGGGTGTTGCCGGTGCCCAACCGCAGCTCGGCGGCGGCGAACAGCCGATCGACGATCATGTGCCGTCCGCTGACCCGGTAGTTCACCAGCTCGGAGGTGTTGCCCTCGGGGCCGACGACGAACAGCGGCGGCATCTCGCCCTGCGCGATGCCGCGCGGGAACTCGATGAAGACCTGCCGTCCGTCGTCGAAGGCGCGCAAGGGCCGCCACGGCGCGCGGTCGCCGTCGATCGCATAGCGGAAGTTGACGTTGGCGAGATCGACGCCGCTGGCGACAGGCTGCGCAGCCTGGGCCTGCGCATTCTGCCGACGCAGCGCGATGAGCTGGTCCTGCGGGTACTGCCAGGACACCGACGCCATATAGGTCCGCTCGGTCGAACGAAGCTCCATGTGATAGGTGCGCAGGTTGGTGTTGATTACGAGGTTGGTCATCAGCTCCGCCCGCGTCGGCTTGACGAGGATATGCACCTGCTGCGTCGCGCCCGAACCGCTGAGCGTATCGCCGATGATCCAGCGCACCGTGTCGCCGGCCGCGACCGGCCCCGCGCCGACCAGCGTCTCGCCGGGCTGGAGGGCGATGTCGGTGATCTGGCCGACGGCGGTATAGACCTGATAGAGCGCGCCGCCGGTATAGGGATAGACCTGCATCGCATTGATGAATCCGTCGCGGACGGGCTGGATGCGGGCGGCGGCGTTGGCCTGATTGACGCGGGCGGCCGGATCGGTCGGCTCGGGCGCACGGCGGGATGGCTCCACCGGCTTCAACTGTCCGGGCAGCGGCAAGGGGCGCGGCAGTTCGACGACGGTGACGGGTGCAGGCGGATCGATCGTCTGGACGGCGGGCGCGGCATCGTCATAGGCGATCTCGGGCGGGATCGAGCGCGTGGCGCAGCCGGCGAGCGCCGACGTGCAAAGCAGCAGGACAGCGAAAGCCGCCTTTCCAGCTTTGCATATCGGCGGGTTTGCGGGAGTACGGTTCGCCGGATGTCCGGCGGTCAGATGCGACGGCCGGATCATTGTCCCAGCTCCTTCGACCAGTTGATGGCGTTGACGTAGATTCCGAGCGGATTGGCCCGGAGTTTTTCGGGGTCGCGAGGTGAAGCTACGGCGATGGTGAGGATGGCGGTCCAGCGCTCGGTCGAGGCGAGGCTGCCGTCCTGATAGCGGCGCTCGGTCCAGGCGACGCGGAACGAGTTCGGCGAGGCGCGGATGACGGACGAGACGTCCACGGCGACCTGCTGGCGTCCGACCTTGGCGAAGGGGTCGTTGACGCGGGCATAGTCGTTCAGCGCCATCGCGCCGGCCGAGGTGGTGAAGTCGTAGGCGCGCAGCCAGTTCTGCCGGACGATGATCGCGTCGGACGGGATCGACCGGACCTGTTCGACGAACCGCGCCAAGTGGAACGCGATCTGCGGATCGGTCGGGCGATAGTCGGCGGTCGCGGGCGCGATGGCCTGCGCCTGGCCGAGTTTGTCGACCTGCACCACCCACGGCACGATCGAGCCGTTGGCGGATTGCCAGACCAGTGCGCCCGACAGCCCGGCCGACAGGATCAGCGATCCGAAGGCCATCAGCCGCCAGTTTTTGGCCTGCACGCGGGCGGAGCCGATGCGGTCGTCCCAGACCTGGGCGGCGCGCTGGTAGGGCGTGTCGGGCTGTGGCGTCTTGCCGTAATGGGTGGCGGGTCGTTTGAACATCAGCGGTCGCTTTCGGAGAGGTTGACGGAAGAGCCGCCGCCATGGCTGTCGCCGGATTTGACGGCATGGGCGGCGGCCTGAATGCCGTGGGAAGCCTGCTGGCCGCGCTTCATTCGCTTGGCCCAGGCGGGCGGGCCGCCGGCATTGGCGGACGAAGAGGATGCGGCGGGAGATTCTGCGGTTTCGGCTGAGGCGGCCTCGCCGCTGAGGGCACGTTCACCGGCCTGAAAACTGTCTTTCATGGACGCGGCGGCGCGTTTGAACGGGCTGGCGATGGCGGCCCCGGCCTTCGACGCGCCGGTGCTGGCGACACCCGATGCACCGCCCGCGCTGTAGGCAGCCGACGCCCCGCCC
Above is a genomic segment from Sphingomonas sp. HMP6 containing:
- a CDS encoding tyrosine-type recombinase/integrase, whose translation is MLTDAGIKALKPKGKLYKIADRDGMYVVVQPAGSIVFRYDYRMNGRRETLTLGRYGPADLSLARAREKLIDAQRAILEGRSPAQEKQRDKRRIKEAKRFGEFGERWLQEHRMADSTRAMRRAIYERDILPTFRNRLLTEISPEDLRAMCAKVKGRGAPATAVHVRDIVKLVYAFAILHGEKVQNPADEVGPASIATFVPKDRSLSPAEIRVMLGQLEHVATLPTIRLGMKLFLLTMVRKSELQDATWDEVDFENGVWSIPKERMKRSKAHNVYLPEQAIDILVALKTCAGNSRYLLPSRYDAGAPMSRATFNRVTYAVVERAQKEGLPLEPFTVHDIRRTGSTLLNELGFNSDWIEKCLAHEDGRSSRGIYNKAEYEHQRRHMMQQWANLVDAWVVGQKYVPTLYPASMDLLVPEPSL
- a CDS encoding helix-turn-helix transcriptional regulator, with protein sequence MIHPQSVLRKQTIRRHQLREIVPLADTTIYDMEQRGEFPQRFYLTARCVVWDLAEVEAWLEQRREASRAKNVRRAPSPDVNLRKFRPVRG
- a CDS encoding DUF2274 domain-containing protein — encoded protein: MTKLKLGPIADDKPVKVTVELPATLHRNLAAYADVLGRENGHPPTDPVRLIVPMLERFIATDRAFAKARRNAESG
- a CDS encoding TrbI/VirB10 family protein, whose protein sequence is MRLRAEPPRVTRLSRKALAGLGLIGSLTVGGALIYALQTRDGGKPEELISTDNRSTPDGLAGLPKDYTGPVLGPALPGDLGRPILDAQNRGQPVPASGIAAPTPGISAEEQRRLQEIEAARTGRLFASTETRNTAPPAATANVPAPLPDLTSLGLAPPPATPTAQDRQLAFLNQTPDKRTVSTDRVAGPASPNILQAGAVIPAALITGIRSDLPGQITAQVTENIYDSPTGRILLVPQGTRIIGQYDNGVGFGQRRILLVWNRLILPNGRSIVLERQPGADAEGFAGLEDGVDYHWWDLAKAAALSTLLGVGAELATDQNDRLIGAIRDGAQDTINDAGQQIVRRQLNVQPTLTIRPGFPVRVIVTRDLVLEPYGATP
- the trbG gene encoding P-type conjugative transfer protein TrbG, with the translated sequence MRPSHLTAGHPANRTPANPPICKAGKAAFAVLLLCTSALAGCATRSIPPEIAYDDAAPAVQTIDPPAPVTVVELPRPLPLPGQLKPVEPSRRAPEPTDPAARVNQANAAARIQPVRDGFINAMQVYPYTGGALYQVYTAVGQITDIALQPGETLVGAGPVAAGDTVRWIIGDTLSGSGATQQVHILVKPTRAELMTNLVINTNLRTYHMELRSTERTYMASVSWQYPQDQLIALRRQNAQAQAAQPVASGVDLANVNFRYAIDGDRAPWRPLRAFDDGRQVFIEFPRGIAQGEMPPLFVVGPEGNTSELVNYRVSGRHMIVDRLFAAAELRLGTGNTQRRVRITRTDGRPAS
- the trbF gene encoding conjugal transfer protein TrbF, with protein sequence MFKRPATHYGKTPQPDTPYQRAAQVWDDRIGSARVQAKNWRLMAFGSLILSAGLSGALVWQSANGSIVPWVVQVDKLGQAQAIAPATADYRPTDPQIAFHLARFVEQVRSIPSDAIIVRQNWLRAYDFTTSAGAMALNDYARVNDPFAKVGRQQVAVDVSSVIRASPNSFRVAWTERRYQDGSLASTERWTAILTIAVASPRDPEKLRANPLGIYVNAINWSKELGQ